One stretch of Phocoena phocoena chromosome 10, mPhoPho1.1, whole genome shotgun sequence DNA includes these proteins:
- the KCTD20 gene encoding BTB/POZ domain-containing protein KCTD20 isoform X2, which translates to MNVHRGTESDRLLWQEASCLMDEASAAAQEKEATSPASSGLQNLIYPLGPRNDDLPLDSASQPANLQFPHMMPLPEDIKGSCFQSGNKRNHEPFIAPERFGNSTVGFGSNVHSQAPEKVTLLVDGTRFVVNPQIFTAHPDTMLGRMFGPGREYNFTRPNEKGEYEIAEGISATVFRTVLDYYKTGIINCPDGISIPDLRDTCDYLCINFDFNTIRCQDLILYSSKLYRFFKYIENRDVAKTVLKERGLKNIRIGIEGYPTCKEKIKRRPGGRSEVIYNYVQRPFIQMSWEKEEGKSRHVDFQCVRSKSLTNLVAAGEDVLEDQEILMHHPPQVDELDRLNAPLSQMASNDFQD; encoded by the exons ATGAATGTTCACCGTGGCACTGAGAGCGACAGGTTACTGTGGCAGGAGGCCAGCTGCCTGATGGATGAAGCCTCAGCTGCAGCCCAAGAAAAAGAAGCAACTAGCCCGGCTTCTTCTGGTCTTCAAAATCTTATTTATCCTCTGGGTCCCAGGAATGATG ACCTTCCACTTGACTCTGCCTCTCAGCCAGCAAATCTTCAGTTCCCTCACATGATGCCACTTCCTGAAGACATCAAAGGCTCTTGCTTCCAAAGTGGGAATAAACGGAACCATGAACCCTTCATCGCTCCAGAGCGATTTGGAAACAGCACTGTGGGCTTTGGCAGTAACGTTCATTCTCAGGCACCAGAGAAAGTGACACTTCTTGTAGATGGCACACGTTTTGTTGTCAATCCACAAATTTTCACTGCTCATCCGGATACCATGTTGGGAAG GATGTTTGGACCAGGAAGAGAGTACAACTTCACACGGCCCAATGAGAAGGGCGAGTATGAGATTGCCGAAGGAATCAGTGCAACTGTATTTCGAACGGTGCTG GATTATTACAAAACTGGTATCATCAATTGTCCTGATGGCATCTCTATCCCAGACCTTAGAGATACGTGCGATTATCTCTGCATTAACTTTGACTTCAACACTATCCGATGTCAAGATCTGA ttcttTATAGCTCTAAGCTCTatagatttttcaaatatattgagAATCGGGATGTCGCTAAAACAGTGTTAAAGGAACGGGGCCTGAAAAACATTCGCATTGGAATTGAAG GTTATCCTACctgtaaagaaaaaattaagaggaGACCTGGTGGCCGGTCTGAAGTGATCTATAATTACGTGCAGCGCCCCTTTATCCAGATGTCatgggaaaaagaagaaggaaagagtcGCCATGTGGATTTCCAGTGTGTTCGAAGCAAATCCCTCACTAACCTGGTAGCTGCTGGAGAAGATGTCTTGGAGGACCAAGAGATATTAATGCACCACCCACCTCAAGTGGATGAACTTGACCGGCTAAACGCCCCACTTTCTCAGATGGCTTCTAATGACTTTCAGGATTAG
- the KCTD20 gene encoding BTB/POZ domain-containing protein KCTD20 isoform X1 — protein sequence MNVHRGTESDRLLWQEASCLMDEASAAAQEKEATSPASSGLQNLIYPLGPRNDDLPLDSASQPANLQFPHMMPLPEDIKGSCFQSGNKRNHEPFIAPERFGNSTVGFGSNVHSQAPEKVTLLVDGTRFVVNPQIFTAHPDTMLGRMFGPGREYNFTRPNEKGEYEIAEGISATVFRTVLDYYKTGIINCPDGISIPDLRDTCDYLCINFDFNTIRCQDLSALLHELSNDGAHKQFDHYLEELILPIMVGCAKKGERECHIVVLTDEDSVDWDEDHPPPMGEEYSQILYSSKLYRFFKYIENRDVAKTVLKERGLKNIRIGIEGYPTCKEKIKRRPGGRSEVIYNYVQRPFIQMSWEKEEGKSRHVDFQCVRSKSLTNLVAAGEDVLEDQEILMHHPPQVDELDRLNAPLSQMASNDFQD from the exons ATGAATGTTCACCGTGGCACTGAGAGCGACAGGTTACTGTGGCAGGAGGCCAGCTGCCTGATGGATGAAGCCTCAGCTGCAGCCCAAGAAAAAGAAGCAACTAGCCCGGCTTCTTCTGGTCTTCAAAATCTTATTTATCCTCTGGGTCCCAGGAATGATG ACCTTCCACTTGACTCTGCCTCTCAGCCAGCAAATCTTCAGTTCCCTCACATGATGCCACTTCCTGAAGACATCAAAGGCTCTTGCTTCCAAAGTGGGAATAAACGGAACCATGAACCCTTCATCGCTCCAGAGCGATTTGGAAACAGCACTGTGGGCTTTGGCAGTAACGTTCATTCTCAGGCACCAGAGAAAGTGACACTTCTTGTAGATGGCACACGTTTTGTTGTCAATCCACAAATTTTCACTGCTCATCCGGATACCATGTTGGGAAG GATGTTTGGACCAGGAAGAGAGTACAACTTCACACGGCCCAATGAGAAGGGCGAGTATGAGATTGCCGAAGGAATCAGTGCAACTGTATTTCGAACGGTGCTG GATTATTACAAAACTGGTATCATCAATTGTCCTGATGGCATCTCTATCCCAGACCTTAGAGATACGTGCGATTATCTCTGCATTAACTTTGACTTCAACACTATCCGATGTCAAGATCTGA GTGCTTTACTGCATGAACTGTCTAACGACGGTGCTCACAAGCAGTTTGATCACTACCTCGAAGAGCTGATCCTGCCCATCATGGTGGGCTGTGCCAAGAAAGGGGAGCGAGAATGCCACATCGTCGTGCTGACGGATGAGGATTCTGTGGACTGGGACGAAGACCACCCCCCACCCATGGGGGAGGAGTATTCCCAAA ttcttTATAGCTCTAAGCTCTatagatttttcaaatatattgagAATCGGGATGTCGCTAAAACAGTGTTAAAGGAACGGGGCCTGAAAAACATTCGCATTGGAATTGAAG GTTATCCTACctgtaaagaaaaaattaagaggaGACCTGGTGGCCGGTCTGAAGTGATCTATAATTACGTGCAGCGCCCCTTTATCCAGATGTCatgggaaaaagaagaaggaaagagtcGCCATGTGGATTTCCAGTGTGTTCGAAGCAAATCCCTCACTAACCTGGTAGCTGCTGGAGAAGATGTCTTGGAGGACCAAGAGATATTAATGCACCACCCACCTCAAGTGGATGAACTTGACCGGCTAAACGCCCCACTTTCTCAGATGGCTTCTAATGACTTTCAGGATTAG
- the KCTD20 gene encoding BTB/POZ domain-containing protein KCTD20 isoform X3, whose product MNVHRGTESDRLLWQEASCLMDEASAAAQEKEATSPASSGLQNLIYPLGPRNDGALLHELSNDGAHKQFDHYLEELILPIMVGCAKKGERECHIVVLTDEDSVDWDEDHPPPMGEEYSQILYSSKLYRFFKYIENRDVAKTVLKERGLKNIRIGIEGYPTCKEKIKRRPGGRSEVIYNYVQRPFIQMSWEKEEGKSRHVDFQCVRSKSLTNLVAAGEDVLEDQEILMHHPPQVDELDRLNAPLSQMASNDFQD is encoded by the exons ATGAATGTTCACCGTGGCACTGAGAGCGACAGGTTACTGTGGCAGGAGGCCAGCTGCCTGATGGATGAAGCCTCAGCTGCAGCCCAAGAAAAAGAAGCAACTAGCCCGGCTTCTTCTGGTCTTCAAAATCTTATTTATCCTCTGGGTCCCAGGAATGATG GTGCTTTACTGCATGAACTGTCTAACGACGGTGCTCACAAGCAGTTTGATCACTACCTCGAAGAGCTGATCCTGCCCATCATGGTGGGCTGTGCCAAGAAAGGGGAGCGAGAATGCCACATCGTCGTGCTGACGGATGAGGATTCTGTGGACTGGGACGAAGACCACCCCCCACCCATGGGGGAGGAGTATTCCCAAA ttcttTATAGCTCTAAGCTCTatagatttttcaaatatattgagAATCGGGATGTCGCTAAAACAGTGTTAAAGGAACGGGGCCTGAAAAACATTCGCATTGGAATTGAAG GTTATCCTACctgtaaagaaaaaattaagaggaGACCTGGTGGCCGGTCTGAAGTGATCTATAATTACGTGCAGCGCCCCTTTATCCAGATGTCatgggaaaaagaagaaggaaagagtcGCCATGTGGATTTCCAGTGTGTTCGAAGCAAATCCCTCACTAACCTGGTAGCTGCTGGAGAAGATGTCTTGGAGGACCAAGAGATATTAATGCACCACCCACCTCAAGTGGATGAACTTGACCGGCTAAACGCCCCACTTTCTCAGATGGCTTCTAATGACTTTCAGGATTAG